The Gossypium hirsutum isolate 1008001.06 chromosome D06, Gossypium_hirsutum_v2.1, whole genome shotgun sequence genome contains the following window.
ATACTACGCCCTTTTCAACCATGAGATGACATTTCTCAAAATTCAATATCAGGTTAGTCTCAATGCAACGCCTAAGAACTAACACAAGATGATGCAAACATTGATCAAATGAATCACCATAAACCGTAAAATCATCCATGAACACCTccattaaatgtgaaataaaatctaaaaatatgctCGTTATACCTCTTTGAAAAGTAGCTGGTGTGTTGCACAATCCGAAAGGCATTCTCTTGAAGGCGTAAGTTCCAAATGGGCAAGTGAAGGTGGTCTTCTCTTGATCCTCAGGTGCAATAGGTACCTGCAATTAACCTGAATAGCCgtctaaaaaacaaaaatgtgAGCGACCAGCTAACCTTTCTAACATTTGATCAATGAATGGGAGGGGGAAGTGGTCTTTTTTAGTGGCTTTGTTTAGTTTCCTATAGTCTATACAAACCCGCCAACCATTCTGCACTCTCGTAGGAATCTCTAACCCTTCCTCATTGGTAACTGTTGTAGTTCCTCCCTTCTTAGGTACAACATGAATTGGACTTACCCACTTTGAATCGGCTATAGGATAAATGACATCGGCTTCCaaccatttcaaaatttcagccttAACTACCTCCATCATCGGTGGATTTAATCGGCATCGGGGGTCTCTTTTGGGGACTGAATCTGGTTCCAAAGCTATCTTGTGGGTACACAAAGTCGTACTAAGTCCCTTAATGTCGGCTAATGTCCAACCGAAGGCTTCTTTATGCTCCCTAAGAACTCTAAGCAACTTAGATTCTTGGGATTCAGTCAAGGCATTCGACACTATCCATGGCAGAGTTTGATTTTCCCCTAAAtaaatgtactttaaattttcgGGCAGCTCTTTTTACTCTAATCTAGGTGGCGAAATCAATGAAGGAACTTGCTTACTAGTCACCATAAGATTAGGGAGAATCGGCTTGAATCGTGTCAATTTGGGCGAGTCTAAAGCACAAACTGAGTCAATTAAAGAATCAGAAATGATAAATTCCTGCTTGTCGATATCAAAAACGCTCTTAGCGAGAACGCTTTTCAACTCGTCTTCTTCCCCTAATTCATAGACATCTTGAACAAAATTGTCATTACATCAAGAGTAAATACAGAATTAATATCAGTGGGATATCTCATAgcatcaaatatattaaatttaattatctcaccaTCAAATTCCATTGTTAAATTCCCTTTATGCACATCAATTTTCGTTCTAGCTGTCTTAAGGAAGGGTCTACCTAAAAGGAAGGGTACATCAACTGAGTTATCACTAGCTCCCAtgtctaaaatataaaaatcagcTGGAAAAACTAACTCATTCACTTGCACTAGAACATTTTCTAAAACGCCATCAGGATAGGCATTACTTCTATCTGTAAGTTGTATTATTAGTCCCGTGTCTTTTAATGCACCTAATTGAACTTTATCGTAGATACTCCTAGGCATGACATTTATAGAAGCACCCAAATCAAGCATAACTCTATCTAGTTTAAGGTCTCCTATTTTACAAGGTATCGAAAACATTCCAGGATCTTAACATTTAATAGGAAGTTTCTTTTGAAATACCGCAAAGACATTTTCGCCTAGGCTAATCTTCTCATTTCCAATTAATTTCCTTTTAGATGTGCACAATTCTTTTAAAAACTTAGCATATCTAGGCACCTGTTTAATTGCATCAAATAATGGAATATTAACTTGTACCTTACGGAAAGTCTCAAGAATTTCGGCATTGACGTCGTCTAATTTTTCCTTCCTCAAACGCTTTGGAAATGGCGCCTTCGGCAGATAAGACCGAGGTTGGTTATTTTCGTTCTGGCCTGCTTGTGCTCTAAGCTCGGGAACTCTCAATTCCTGCTTATAATTTGTGGCATCATGCGAAGCAGTGGACTGTTGTAAACGTGATTTCCCTACTTCCTTTGGAGCTACATGCGACAGTTGTAAATTCGCCTTTGGCAAGGCTGAATTTTCCTCTTCAATATCACTAAATCGGACCTTTCTTACCTCAGTTTTGCCTTCCTCATTGTTGTTTTGGACCTTCTTTAGTATCGATCTCAACTCCTTCCCACTTCGCAAGGTTATAGCACTGACATTATCCCTCAGATTTGCCACAGGCTGTGACGGTAACCGATTATTTACCTGTGCTTGCAAGTTCCCAAGATTAACGTCGGTTGACGAGGCTCTGGTTTACAATTGCTTCACTGCCGATTCCAAGGACTGAAATCTTCCATCGGTTTCCTTCTTCTGGTCAgccatcattttcatcatttgttCAAGCATGGCATGGGTCTTAGTTTCAGCACTAAGATTTTGATGGCTGGGTTGTTGCTGTGACAAATTATATTGTCGAGAATTTTGCTGCTCGAATCCCAGAGGTGTGGCTCGATTTTGATATCTGAGATTGGGGTGGTCTCTCCATCCCTCATTATAGGTAGCTGAGTATGGATCATACCTTCTTTGATTTGGAAAGACGGCGTTAGCTTCCCCTTCCTGTAATGTCGGACACATATCTGTGGTATGTCCTTCCAAACAACAAATGCCACATAGTGAAGCTTTTGCATTACCTCCAGTCATCAATTTACTTACCATAGCCGTTAAATTAGCTAACTGAGCCTCTATCATACTCGATTGGCCCTCATCCATTCGTTTACCCAAGTCAGACCTCTTGAGACCGAATTGCTGTGTATTCTGCGCCATATTAGCGATCAAATTTTGGGCTTGTTCAGGAGTTTTATCAAGCAATGCACCTCCACTCGCTGCATCGATCATTCCTCGATCTTGTGGTGTCAACCCTTCATAAAAATATTGCACTAAGAGCTACTCACTAATCTGATGTTGTGGACAACTCGCACATAGTCATTTAAACCTTTCCCAGTATTCATATAATGACTCACCTACCAGTTGCTTAATTCCACAAATTTCTTTCCTGATTGACCCTATTCTTAATGCCGGGAAATACTTCTCATGGAAAGCCTTATGTAACCCTGTCCAAGTTGTGAATGAACCTGGTGGCATGTAATATAACCAGTCCTTCGCCAAACCTTGTAACGAGAAAGGGAAGGCTCGGAGCTTGATTTGTTCCTCTTCAATGCCATCTGGCTGCATAGTTGAACaagtaattaaaaattcattaatatAACGGTAAGGGTCCTCACCTGGTAACCCATTGAATTTTGGCAACAAATTCAGGAATCCCGAATTAAGCTTTAATGGCCTATCAAGGGCAGGATACGTGATAGATGGTGGTTGCGTGGCCAAGTTAGGAGCGGCCAATTGCTTCAAGGCCTGGTTAGCCATGTTGGAATCCTCTGAAACGTTAGGTTCAACGTGGGGGTTGGAATGATCGGCTTACCGATCAGTGATGTTAACAGGATCTTTCGATGTTCGTCTTCCACTCCTTAATAACATATACTAGAGGAACTAATCTACCTGCAAAGacaaaaacaagaaaacaaaataagatct
Protein-coding sequences here:
- the LOC121218728 gene encoding uncharacterized protein, which produces MANQALKQLAAPNLATQPPSITYPALDRPLKLNSGFLNLLPKFNGLPGEDPYRYINEFLITCSTMQPDGIEEEQIKLRAFPFSLQGLAKDWLYYMPPGSFTTWTGLHKAFHEKYFPALRIGSIRKEICGIKQLVGLTPQDRGMIDAASGGALLDKTPEQAQNLIANMAQNTQQFGLKRSDLGKRMDEGQSSMIEAQLANLTAMVSKLMTGGNAKASLCGICCLEGHTTDMCPTLQEGEANAVFPNQRRYDPYSATYNEGWRDHPNLRYQNRATPLGFEQQNSRQYNLSQQQPSHQNLSAETKTHAMLEQMMKMMADQKKETDGRFQSLESAVNNRLPSQPVANLRDNVSAITLRSGKELRSILKKVQNNNEEGKTEVRKVRFSDIEEENSALPKANLQLSHVAPKEVGKSRLQQSTASHDATNYKQELRVPELRAQAGQNENNQPRSYLPKAPFPKRLRKEKLDDVNAEILETFRDLKLDRVMLDLGASINVMPRSIYDKVQLGALKDTGLIIQLTDRSNAYPDGVLENVLVQVNELVFPADFYILDMGASDNSVDVPFLLGRPFLKTARTKIDVHKGNLTMEFDDVYELGEEDELKSVLAKSVFDIDKQEFIISDSLIDSVCALDSPKLTRFKPILPNLMVTSKQVPSLISPPRLE